Proteins encoded by one window of Chondromyces crocatus:
- a CDS encoding SRPBCC domain-containing protein has product MNRSSNAELDLTISRIIKAPRSIIWNAWTDRASFEQWWIPAPARCKVLEMDLRPGGALVTQMSENGGDFMPHLSGCFLEIVDGERIVFTNALVGGFRPAEQPFMTAVITLRDHPAGTDYVAHVMHKSPADRKMHEEMGFFDGWGTCLEQLATLAERRA; this is encoded by the coding sequence ATGAATCGCTCTTCGAATGCAGAACTGGACCTGACGATATCGCGCATCATCAAGGCGCCTCGCTCCATCATCTGGAATGCCTGGACCGACCGCGCGAGCTTCGAGCAATGGTGGATCCCGGCGCCGGCCAGATGCAAGGTGCTGGAGATGGATCTGCGCCCGGGCGGCGCGCTCGTGACCCAGATGAGCGAGAACGGTGGTGATTTCATGCCGCACCTGAGCGGCTGTTTCCTCGAAATCGTCGACGGCGAGCGGATCGTCTTCACCAATGCGCTGGTCGGCGGCTTCCGGCCTGCCGAGCAGCCCTTCATGACGGCCGTCATCACCCTGCGAGACCACCCGGCGGGCACCGACTACGTGGCCCACGTGATGCACAAGAGCCCAGCCGATCGAAAGATGCACGAAGAGATGGGCTTCTTCGACGGCTGGGGGACCTGCCTGGAGCAGCTCGCCACGCTCGCCGAGCGACGTGCATGA